A region from the Falco rusticolus isolate bFalRus1 chromosome 4, bFalRus1.pri, whole genome shotgun sequence genome encodes:
- the RHOA gene encoding transforming protein RhoA, with amino-acid sequence MAAIRKKLVIVGDGACGKTCLLIVFSKDQFPEVYVPTVFENYVADIEVDGKQVELALWDTAGQEDYDRLRPLSYPDTDVILMCFSIDSPDSLENIPEKWTPEVKHFCPNVPIILVGNKKDLRNDEHTRRELAKMKQEPVKPEEGRDMANRIGAFGYMECSAKTKDGVREVFEMATRAALQARRGKKKSGCLLL; translated from the exons atGGCAGCCATTCGAAAAAAGCTGGTTATAGTGGGTGATGGTGCCTGTGGAAAGACCTGTCTGCTGATTGTATTTAGCAAAGACCAGTTCCCTGAAGTGTATGTTCCCACCGTCTTTGAAAATTATGTAGCAGATATCGAAGTGGATGGAAAGCAG GTGGAGTTGGCTTTGTGGGATACAGCAGGACAAGAAGACTATGATCGACTTAGACCGCTTTCTTATCCAGATACTGATGTTATACTTATGTGTTTTTCAATTGATAGTCCTGATAGTTTAG aAAACATCCCAGAGAAGTGGACCCCGGAGGTGAAGCATTTCTGCCCCAACGTGCCTATCATCTTGGTAGGAAACAAGAAGGACCTGAGGAATGACGAGCACACAAGACGAGAGCTGGCCAAAATGAAGCAG GAGCCTGTCAAACCTGAAGAAGGAAGAGATATGGCAAACCGCATTGGTGCATTTGGGTATATGGAGTGTTCGGCAAAGACCAAAGACGGTGTGAGGGAGGTTTTTGAAATGGCCACTAGAGCTGCTTTGCAAGCCCGGCGTGGCAAGAAAAAGTCCGGGTGCCTTCTCTTATAA
- the GPX1 gene encoding glutathione peroxidase 1 has translation MAAAAAAAAAGLAGLAARPLGAAEPLALGSLRGKVLLVANVASLUGTTTRDFLQLNELQRRYGPRGLQVLGFPCNQFGHQENAKNEEILLSLEHVRPGNGYKPNFIMFEKCEVNGKDAHPLFTFLKEALPFPHDDPSSLMTNPQYIIWSPVCRNDISWNFEKFLIGPDGVPFKRYSRHFETIKIQDDIELLLQKVPKNVLE, from the exons atggcggcggcggcagcggcggcggcggcggggctggcggggctggcggcgcgGCCGCTGGGCGCGGCGGAGCCGCTGGCGCTGGGCTCGCTGCGGGggaaggtgctgctggtggccaaTGTGGCGTCGCTCTGAGGCACCACCACCCGCGACTTCCTGCAGCTCAACGAGCTGCAGCGGCGCTACGGGCCACGCGGGCTGCAGGTCCTCGGCTTCCCCTGCAACCAGTTCGGACACCAG gagaatgctaAGAACGAGGAGATCCTGCTCTCGCTGGAGCACGTACGTCCCGGCAACGGCTACAAGCCCAATTTCATCATGTTCGAGAAGTGCGAGGTGAACGGGAAGGACGCGCACCCCCTCTTCACCTTCCTGAAAGAGGCGCTGCCCTTCCCGCACGATGACCCCTCCTCGCTGATGACCAACCCGCAGTACATCATCTGGTCCCCCGTCTGCCGCAACGACATCTCCTGGAACTTCGAGAAGTTCCTCATCGGCCCCGACGGCGTGCCCTTCAAACGCTACAGCCGGCATTTCGAAACCATCAAGATCCAGGATGATATTGAATTGCTTCTGCAGAAGGTTCCCAAGAATGTTCTGGAATAA